In one Pseudarthrobacter sp. NBSH8 genomic region, the following are encoded:
- a CDS encoding ABC transporter ATP-binding protein, which translates to MDQAMIEFQSVTKQYQGGQPAVDQLTMSIDRGTITAFVGPSGCGKTTSLRMINRMVEPTSGVITVDGRDVTSVPAAELRRSMGYVMQSSGLMPHRSVLDNIATVPRLNGVSKAEARKRATELLDVVGLASALGKRYPSQLSGGQQQRVGVARALAADPPVLLMDEPFSAVDPVVRDELQQELLRLQKDLAKTIVFVTHDIDEATILGDKVAVFAVGGRLAQYATPEEILRAPANDFVASFVGRDRGFRHLGFTTSDAVTIHPVPTLVMSAGQFAGDPAAVTDWQLVVDPDLRPLGWARPGTDSELIPGGSLFRPGETLRRALDSALSSPSGQGVAVDGDGKVLGTVRAQEVIGVIEEARQVRQAAL; encoded by the coding sequence ATGGACCAAGCCATGATTGAGTTCCAGAGCGTCACCAAGCAGTATCAGGGCGGGCAGCCTGCTGTGGACCAGCTCACCATGTCCATCGACAGGGGCACCATCACCGCTTTTGTGGGGCCATCCGGCTGCGGCAAGACCACCTCGCTGCGGATGATCAACCGTATGGTGGAACCGACGTCCGGTGTGATCACCGTGGACGGGCGGGACGTGACCTCGGTGCCTGCCGCGGAGCTGAGACGGTCCATGGGCTACGTGATGCAGTCTTCCGGGCTGATGCCGCACCGTTCCGTGCTGGACAACATCGCCACAGTGCCCCGGCTTAACGGCGTTTCCAAGGCTGAAGCCCGCAAGCGCGCAACGGAACTGCTCGACGTCGTCGGGCTGGCTTCCGCGCTCGGGAAGCGGTACCCGTCCCAGCTCTCCGGCGGCCAGCAGCAGCGAGTCGGCGTAGCCCGGGCGCTCGCAGCCGATCCACCCGTCCTGCTGATGGACGAACCTTTCAGCGCCGTTGACCCCGTGGTGCGCGACGAATTACAGCAGGAACTCCTGAGGCTGCAGAAAGACCTCGCAAAAACCATCGTTTTCGTCACGCACGACATCGACGAGGCAACCATTCTTGGCGACAAGGTGGCCGTATTCGCTGTCGGCGGCCGGCTGGCCCAGTACGCCACCCCTGAGGAAATCCTCCGGGCACCGGCGAATGATTTTGTGGCTTCCTTCGTGGGCCGGGACCGTGGCTTCCGCCACTTGGGGTTCACCACGTCCGACGCCGTCACCATCCACCCGGTGCCCACGCTTGTGATGAGTGCCGGCCAGTTTGCCGGCGATCCCGCCGCGGTGACCGACTGGCAGCTCGTGGTGGATCCGGACCTGCGCCCCCTGGGCTGGGCGAGGCCGGGGACGGATTCCGAGCTCATTCCGGGCGGGTCACTCTTCCGGCCCGGCGAGACACTACGGCGTGCACTGGACTCGGCCCTATCATCCCCATCCGGCCAAGGTGTTGCGGTGGATGGCGACGGCAAGGTCCTGGGAACCGTCAGGGCTCAGGAAGTCATCGGTGTCATTGA